A segment of the Acidobacteriota bacterium genome:
GCAACGCGTGTTCGGCTTGCCGGCAATGGTCAAGAATTCGCCCTCAATAATTTTGATGAACGCCGAGTTGCGGACATCGTCATTGAATCATACATGCGGTCGTTAAACTGCGAATGAACGAACCGCGCCAATCACAATCCGGCAAAAGTGTGATCCGTAATGTCTTTTACGGTTCGCTAACGTGGATTCTGCCGCTGTCGCTTAGCTTCATCGCAACACCGATCATCGTCCGTTCACTCGGTAACAATGACTACGGAATCTATGCTCTAGTCTTGGGTTTCATTGGCTATTCGTTCACATTCAGCTTCGGCAGGGCGATCACAAAGTACGTTGCAGAATACCGGAACACACCCAGTGCTTACAAGATCACTGATGTGATCTCAACAAGTATCGTCCTCAATTGCGTGATCGGCCTGGCCGGCGTGGCCGCGATAGTACTGCTTTCTCCATGGCTTGTTCGGGAGGTTTTTCGTATCGATCCGGCGTCACAGGACAAAACGATCCTTGCGATGTATATCGCGTCCGCGGTGATCTTTGTCTCGATGTTGAACCAGTTATTCAGTTCCATGCTGCAAGGGATTCACCGGTTCGATGTCTACTCAAGGATCTATACGGCCAGCGGATTCATCTCGATCGGCGGAAATCTCGCGCTCGCGTTGCTAGGTTTCGGGCTAATTCCGCTTCTGCTCTGGAATCTGATGACGTTGGTCGTCTTCGGCATCATTTTTGCGGTTGTCTCAAAACACTATTTGCCTGAATTCAAACTCAAGCTGAATATCAGCCGGACAACCATTCGCCTCGTTACCGGATATAGCGCGGGAATAGTAGGGTATCAGATCGTCGCGAACGTATTGCTCTTGTTTGAGCGAGGCTGGATCACAAATCGCTTAGGAAGCGAGAGTCTGACCTACTATGTTGTACCGATGACCTTAGGAATGTATCTTCACGGATTTGTTTCGAGCTTGGTGCAAGTCATTTTTCCACTTGCGAGCGAACTCAACGAAGACCGCGAAAAGTTACTTAAACTCTACCTAAAAGCAACAAAAGTGATCACGATGATCGTCATTTTTATAATAATGAGTGTCATAGTGAATGAGAAATTATTTTTGCACCTTTGGATCGGCGATGCCTTCGTCGAAAACTCGTCGAGTTTATTGATATTCCATATTATTACGTTTGGGATGTTGGCAATAATGACGGTTTCCTGGCAGATGACGGAAGGACTTGGATTCCCGCATTATAATTTCGCGATCATTAGTGTTTGTTTGATCATCAGCATCTCGCTTATGTTCTTATTGACGGGCGACTACGGCAACATCGGTGTCGGAATATCGAGACTTGCTGGATTCGGAACGATCTTTTTATCGATATTCTTGGTCGAGCGATTATTCTTCAAGCGAGTTCAGGTCGCATTTTGGACTCGAATCTTTGTATGCCTGGGAATCGCGTCGATCGCGGGGGCAGTGACTGAGTACCTGATTACAAGTAATCTACCCGCGGGTTGGCTAACGCTCTTTGTTTCCGGTTTCAGTGGTGGAGCCGTTTATATTTTGATACTCTGGCTGCTAAAATTCGTGACCGAGGATGAAAGAGTTTTATTCCGGTCACTTTTAAGGCGTTAGTTCAATATTTGTTATGCAACTTGTTCACCGTGTTGACTTTATTAAATCAGCGGTTGCCGGCCAAAAGGTATTGCACCTTGGATGCACGAACTGGCCGTACACGACCGAGGCGATCGAAAACGATATGCTGCTTCATTTCGCACTCGCGAAAACGGCCGGGGAATTATACGGATTTGATTTCGATCAGGCCGGCATCGACACCTTAGTTGCAGCGGGCGGGACAAAACTCTTTCGCGCTGACCTCGAAAGGCTTGAAGAAGTCGAGGTCGATGAGACATTTGACGTGATCATTGCCGGAGAAATGATCGAACACCTGAACAATCCGGGCCTGTTTTTAGAGGGTATAAAGCGATTCATGTCGCCCGATACTTCACTCGTGATCACAACGATCAACGCGTACTGCGCAATGCGTTTTGCAACTTATGGTCTTCGCGGGAAAGGAGGTGAGAACGAACCGGTTCATCTCGACCATGTTGCGTATTACTCATACAGAACACTCAAACTACTTGTCGAGCGGGCAGGATTCACGGTAGAACAATTCTGCTTTTACGATATCGGACCCGAACACCGACCTTTCAATCCGTGGTATCTGAATTTGATCAATGATCTCGCCGTAAATATCTCGCCCCAGCTTAGCGACGGCGTCATCGCAGTCTGCAAATTGGCTAAATAAACCACTTAGCTAGTCGCCCTGAATCAAAATCGCGTGGAAGGCATAATACGTTGGCCCCGATATCGTCCGATTGAAATCCGTCAATCTTGCGGAGCGTGAACCGACTTTCATCGATCTCGAAGAAGTCATATGATCCGTGTCCGCGAATATACTCGATCAGATCATTTGGTAAGTAATTGAAACCACTCGTAGTAGCGAGCGCCATTTCGATCTCCATAACCGGCAACTTCTCTTGCTCAAACAATCTCGAAGCACCCTTGAGCATCATTAATTCAGCTCCTTCGACGTCCATTTTCACAAATCGAACGTTATCAATATTATTATTCTCAAGGTAAGAGTTGAGCGTGATCATTTTCGCGGGGACCGACACATAACCCCTTCCGCCGAATGTGGCCATTGACGCATGACCGTCCGGAAGGCCATCGAAAATATGCATTTCGATCTCTTTTTCAACGTCGCCGAGGGCTAAGTTATTCAAAATTACATTTTTCGGAGGCTCGTTCATTTCTACGTTCTTTTTCAAGTCCTCGAACATCTGCGGAACCGGCTCGAAGGCATGAACTTCACCACTTTCCCCAACCAATTTTTGAAACAAGGTCGTGTACCAGCCGATGTTTGCCCCGATGTCGAGACAGACATCTTCCGGACAAACGATTGCCGAAAATATCTCCGTTATCGCCTGTTCATACTGTCCCGTAAAGTATATGAATCGATACGAAGCATTTTCAGTGTTTATTGTTAGATTTCTTCCGTCTCGAGTTTCGACCAACAGCCGCCCGGCTCCACAAGGTGAGATTCGAAGAGCAAGGTCAGACAAGCGATATTTGCCCTTATTGATCGGCGTGTTGAATATATAAGATCTGAAAAGTCGGTGTACAAATGTTGGTTTCATTTAGGATCGGAGTCGAGTATCGGTTTGACAACCGTAATTCGATTTTGTAGAAAAGGTTAGCAGACTTGCCCTTGATAGACAAAAATGTAGCCACCGCGATACTATTAGAAGTTTGAAACACAGCTGAATCTCGGACAATGGCACTTCAAAACCTTAACAATTTTCCCTCTCAACCGATTAAGGGAAAGGGCTTTATGCTGACAGGCATAATCTTGTGGGCCTTTGCGTTCCTGGCCCTATTTGGTTTTGTCTGGCTGGAAGGAGGTTTTTCGGGCACTCTAAGTGATTACTACCTATTGCCTTGGGCCGTATTAGCCGGTGTTGTCGTACTCTCCCCGACAGCATACCTCATCTACAAGAGAAAGTTCGATCCATTTCATCCATTGGTCTACGCCGCATGGAGTTATATATTTCCGGCATTTGTGATCGGAGGTGTGATCGTTTCATTCAACCTCGTCAATCCATATTTCATGGTGTTCATTGACGACCCAAAGTACAATTTCCCACTTACGTTGACCTTCATATCCATAGGATTTATCGGATTGACCATTGGGTATTCACTTCCGTTAGGGCGTTATTTTGCAGGCCGGCTCGAACCGCGAATGCCCGATTGGGAATGGAAACCGGAGCGGGTCTGGACCGCGGGTGTGGCTCTTATCATTTGTGGATTGGCGATCAATCTGGCCGGTTTCCTTCAGGGCATCATGGGCTTTCAACGGACGATCGAGGTAGGCACCTACGATGCCGTTTTGTATTTTCTTCTCGTTTTATTGGCGGAAGGCACTATTTTGCTTTGGCTCGCCATATTCGGCGTCAAGGAAAAGACCGGTGCTTATTATATTGTCTTGTTCTTAATGATAGCCCTGATCCCATTTCGTGTGGCCTTGTTGGGTAGTCGCGGTGGTTTGTTGACCAGTATTATTCCGATCGCAATGGCCTTTCGTTATTCAGGCCGCAAACTTCGCTGGCAGACCTCCGCAATATTTGGAACGCTAGTACTCGTGGCGGTATTCATCGGAATCATTTACGGCACGGCATTTCGAAACATTAAGGGCTCCGAAAGTAGAATTGAAGCCGGCGATTATGTCGGGCAGGTGGGAGCGACGATCGACTACCTTTCGAACGAAGACCCGGCCATTCTGTTGCAGAATAGTGCTCAAGCTTTTGCAGATCGCATTGAGAATCTCAGCTCCGTCGCGGTTGTGGTCGCGAACTACGAACGTCTCGCACCTTACGAGGCAAGTTATAACATTGAAAACAACATCATCAACGACACGCTGACGTCGTTCGTTCCGCGTTTTATTTGGAACGAAAAGCCTCCGACATCCGATGCCCGCGCATATAGCGCATTATATTTCAGTTATGGTGACAATTCATTTGCGATCTCGCCTTTCGCTGACCTTTTGCGCAATTTTGGACCGATCGGCGTACCGATCGGAATGCTCTTGCTTGGGATATATTTGCGGCTAATCTATGCTCTTCTGATCGAAACGCCTAATCCGACAATGTGGAAGAAAGTAGCATATTTCCCATTATTGACGCTTGTGAGTTATGAGTCATTTTACGCCACTATATTCCCGTCGATCGTTCGAACTGGTGTTGTGCTTGTGGTAAGTTTATTACTGGTCAACCTCATAGTCCGAACAAGGATAAAGAGTAGTTAAGTGGGGTTTGAATGACCGCAGTCGCAACATTTCCGGTTCTACGAAGATGATGAATAACAAACTACGCGGCCTTCGGGAAATGTGGCACTTTGATAATCGGATCTATCTCATTTTGTCTCGAATCTTGTTTCCGTCCCAGAGTGGACATATTTATCGATTGCGCGACGTAGAATTCTTGTCCGACCATCGATCGGGCGATGCAAATGGAGCGAGAGAATTGCTGACCTCGCCGATGTATCGCAAATACATCGAAAAAATGGATCTCACAGACGATATCAAGGTCCTTGATATCGGCTCAAACAATGGCGGCTTTCCGTTGTTGCTTAAGGCAGAGAATATTAGCATAGGTCAGCTTGTTTGCGTCGAACTCAATCCGAACACGTTTGTTCGGCTTCAGTTCAATTTAGGTCTAAATTTAAATGGCCGGTTTCGAGCGTTTAATCTCGGAATATGCGGAGAGAATCGGGAGCTTCGAGTAAAACTCGGTGCGGGATCTGCCGGTGACAATATCTACCGATCCGCCGACAAAGGTGATACGGACCAGATCGTAATTCCGGGTAAGACATTTGATGATGTCTATTGCGAGGTCTTTGGCGAACAGATTGTCGATCTCTGTAAGATCGACATTGAGGGAGCTGAGTATGAAGTATTTGAAAGCGAAACTGCGAAATCGATCAGCCGATGCAAATACTTGCTTATCGAGATCCATCATTCGGCAGAAAGACCTCGAAAATTGGTTTTAGATAAACTGAATGCCGCGGGATTCATCGAGATCGATGGCGAAAATAAGGTAGATGATCTCCATTATGTCCATTTCTTGGCAAACCAGGAGTTGGCAGAGGGTGGCAAAACGCCTTATCAAAAAAACGCTGATAATGGGGCTAGTTTGGGATGATAGTATTCACTAATGGTTGTTTTGATATTCTTCATCCGGGTCACATAGATCTCTTGCGGAGGGCGAAGTCACTCGGGACCAAATTGATCGTCGGGATCAACAGTGACAGGTCTATCTCGGCAATAAAGGGCCCTGGCAGGCCGCTGCAGGATCAGGAATCGCGCAAGGCAGTACTTTTGGGGCTGTCGTCAGTTGACGAAGTGCTGATATTTGATGAATTGACTCCTGAAAATCTCATAAAGCAGTTGAAACCTGAGGTCTTAGTTAAGGGCGGCGATTGGAAAGAAGACGAAATAATCGGAGCCGATTTTGTGAAGGCCCACGGCGGACGTGTTTACTCTCTTCCGCTCGTCGACGGATTTTCGACCAGCGGAATTGTAGAAAAAGTGGAAATCAGAACATTCGAAACACAAGAAGATGGCGATTCGATCGTTGAACGATCTCTGAATCAGCATCTCAAAGTCTTTGAAGCATTAGTTGCAACAAGCACTGAGGGCATCGAAGAATGCGCGAACCTGATCATTGATGCCGTCCTCGCCGGGAAAAAGGTGCTTATTTGCGGAAATGGCGGCAGTGCGGCAGATGCCCAGCATATCGCGGCTGAATTTGTCGGACGATATGAAACTGAGCGACGGGCTCTTCCGGCTATTGCTCTGACAACCGATACATCTGCATTAACGGCACTTGCGAACGACTATTCCTTCGAACGTATCTTTGCCAGACAGGTAGAAGCACTGGCTCACGAGGGCGATTGCTTGATTGCGATCAGCACAAGCGGGAATTCTCCTAACGTCATTGCCGCTGTCATGGAAGCCAGACGTAAGGGCTGCACTGTTATCGGGATGACAGGAGCCAAAGGCAAAAAGCTCGCATCTCTCTGCGACAGCTGCATACTCATTCCATCTGACCGGACAGCACGTATTCAAGAAGCTCACATTACGATCGCCCATATCTGGTGCGAAATGATCGATCGGCGGATAGAGGAGATCGGATGATCCTGCCCTAAGACCTTCGAGTCGACCTAGATCTACCGGCGTCATCGCCTTGAACGGGATCTAATTAAGGATTTCACTTTGATGAAACTGCCAAAAACATTTTCAGACCTCAAGATCGCCGTTATCGGTGATGTCATGCTCGACCGTTATTGGTGGGGAAATGTCACCCGCATTTCACCCGAGGCTCCTGTACCAGTAGTAAAGCTCTTGCGTACTACTATTGCTGCCGGCGGGGCGGCGAATGTAGCAGCGAATATCGCCGGCCTTGGGGCCACGGCATACCTTGTAGGGATCACCGGTAAAGACACCGATGCCGAGATCTTGCGAAATCTGGTAAATGAAGAACCGCTGATCGACTGCCGATTTTATTCGCTGGAAGATCGAAATACCACGGTCAAGACCAGGATCGTGGCGCACGATCAGCAGGTTGTTCGTCTAGACCAGGAAACTACGGAAGATATCGAACCCAAAACGGCCAACGATCTGCTCGAGCGAATAAAGCCGATTATCGAAGACGTTGACGTCGTCTTGATCTCGGATTATGCAAAGGGTTTTTTGACGATTCGTTTGACTGAGGATCTCATATCTTTTGCCAAGGTTAGCGGTAAGCCGATATTGGTCGATCCTAAAGGTAAGGATTACTCGAAATACCGCGGAGCTACCCTTCTAACGCCAAACAAGCATGAGGCTGCAAATGCTTGTGGACTAGAGCCGGAAACTGCCGATCTTATTGAAAGATCCGGCGAAACGTTACTTCGTGAACTTGCACTCGACGCTCTTTTGATTACTCGCG
Coding sequences within it:
- a CDS encoding oligosaccharide flippase family protein, whose protein sequence is MNEPRQSQSGKSVIRNVFYGSLTWILPLSLSFIATPIIVRSLGNNDYGIYALVLGFIGYSFTFSFGRAITKYVAEYRNTPSAYKITDVISTSIVLNCVIGLAGVAAIVLLSPWLVREVFRIDPASQDKTILAMYIASAVIFVSMLNQLFSSMLQGIHRFDVYSRIYTASGFISIGGNLALALLGFGLIPLLLWNLMTLVVFGIIFAVVSKHYLPEFKLKLNISRTTIRLVTGYSAGIVGYQIVANVLLLFERGWITNRLGSESLTYYVVPMTLGMYLHGFVSSLVQVIFPLASELNEDREKLLKLYLKATKVITMIVIFIIMSVIVNEKLFLHLWIGDAFVENSSSLLIFHIITFGMLAIMTVSWQMTEGLGFPHYNFAIISVCLIISISLMFLLTGDYGNIGVGISRLAGFGTIFLSIFLVERLFFKRVQVAFWTRIFVCLGIASIAGAVTEYLITSNLPAGWLTLFVSGFSGGAVYILILWLLKFVTEDERVLFRSLLRR
- a CDS encoding class I SAM-dependent methyltransferase; the protein is MQLVHRVDFIKSAVAGQKVLHLGCTNWPYTTEAIENDMLLHFALAKTAGELYGFDFDQAGIDTLVAAGGTKLFRADLERLEEVEVDETFDVIIAGEMIEHLNNPGLFLEGIKRFMSPDTSLVITTINAYCAMRFATYGLRGKGGENEPVHLDHVAYYSYRTLKLLVERAGFTVEQFCFYDIGPEHRPFNPWYLNLINDLAVNISPQLSDGVIAVCKLAK
- a CDS encoding FkbM family methyltransferase, translated to MKPTFVHRLFRSYIFNTPINKGKYRLSDLALRISPCGAGRLLVETRDGRNLTINTENASYRFIYFTGQYEQAITEIFSAIVCPEDVCLDIGANIGWYTTLFQKLVGESGEVHAFEPVPQMFEDLKKNVEMNEPPKNVILNNLALGDVEKEIEMHIFDGLPDGHASMATFGGRGYVSVPAKMITLNSYLENNNIDNVRFVKMDVEGAELMMLKGASRLFEQEKLPVMEIEMALATTSGFNYLPNDLIEYIRGHGSYDFFEIDESRFTLRKIDGFQSDDIGANVLCLPRDFDSGRLAKWFI
- a CDS encoding FkbM family methyltransferase → MRDVEFLSDHRSGDANGARELLTSPMYRKYIEKMDLTDDIKVLDIGSNNGGFPLLLKAENISIGQLVCVELNPNTFVRLQFNLGLNLNGRFRAFNLGICGENRELRVKLGAGSAGDNIYRSADKGDTDQIVIPGKTFDDVYCEVFGEQIVDLCKIDIEGAEYEVFESETAKSISRCKYLLIEIHHSAERPRKLVLDKLNAAGFIEIDGENKVDDLHYVHFLANQELAEGGKTPYQKNADNGASLG
- a CDS encoding SIS domain-containing protein, with protein sequence MIVFTNGCFDILHPGHIDLLRRAKSLGTKLIVGINSDRSISAIKGPGRPLQDQESRKAVLLGLSSVDEVLIFDELTPENLIKQLKPEVLVKGGDWKEDEIIGADFVKAHGGRVYSLPLVDGFSTSGIVEKVEIRTFETQEDGDSIVERSLNQHLKVFEALVATSTEGIEECANLIIDAVLAGKKVLICGNGGSAADAQHIAAEFVGRYETERRALPAIALTTDTSALTALANDYSFERIFARQVEALAHEGDCLIAISTSGNSPNVIAAVMEARRKGCTVIGMTGAKGKKLASLCDSCILIPSDRTARIQEAHITIAHIWCEMIDRRIEEIG
- the rfaE1 gene encoding D-glycero-beta-D-manno-heptose-7-phosphate kinase — translated: MKLPKTFSDLKIAVIGDVMLDRYWWGNVTRISPEAPVPVVKLLRTTIAAGGAANVAANIAGLGATAYLVGITGKDTDAEILRNLVNEEPLIDCRFYSLEDRNTTVKTRIVAHDQQVVRLDQETTEDIEPKTANDLLERIKPIIEDVDVVLISDYAKGFLTIRLTEDLISFAKVSGKPILVDPKGKDYSKYRGATLLTPNKHEAANACGLEPETADLIERSGETLLRELALDALLITRGGEGMTLLQKSKDSQHFAATARTVYDVTGAGDTVIATLATAIASGLTLEDASRLANIAAGLVVEEVGTSSIGLTELTNAVESLESLGQ